The DNA sequence AAGCAACAGCATGTTTGTTGGTGAACAACTCCCTGCTGGCGAGGTGACTGATAACCACTTACATTAAAATTGAGAATAATTCTTGTTAAAAATGAGTAGTTGCAAGAACACATACTTTCCCAAGGATGTCTTCCATCTGCTTAatgaaatttccaatttttctttctactGTGAAACCCCCTCCCCCTCAGAATCTTCACTGTCTGACCATCAGTGGTTTGGGGGTTCCTAAAACACTTACCTCTTCAAAAGGTGAGAGAGgtataatataatttttgcaagattGAGCTCCATCTCAATTGTGATATATTGGAATAATTTGATAGACAGGTATAATCTTGTtacttttttcattcttctgTTATCAAAACTGAATAGTATTTCCTTGGAAATACCTTTAAGTAACCTAAGGTTTATGTTACCTACAGGTATTTATGAGTCTTGTCAAAAAGAAGACTGGGCAGAGTAATTCAGGtttcatttatgcaaaccaatcaaaaggaAAGCCTATCAAGTTAATGCCAGTTTCTCAGCCACAAACAGGAAGTTCATCTGCATCTTCTAgcacattgaaaaaaaggagtcaagtcattgaaaaatttgtaGAGAGTGTAGCGTCAGCAACACAGGCGGCAGATGATGTCATACATCAGACTGCCACATCgattaaaagaaacaagaatcaGTTCCTGAAGTCATTTTCAGAGGGGGGTCTTAACATCATACAGTCTTTTACACTCAAGCAGGTGAGTCACAACAACAAAGATGTGTtatttggaaacaaaatgggaaatttttagtttttacaaGTGCATTGTGCGACAACGcagcaaaataatttattagtttgAAGCCTACATGGATAAAAGAGAACATATTCATCCTGCTAGCCCCGTGTGTGCCATTATTTCAGCTATGCAAAACATTTAAATGTAATACAGCTTACCAAACacatagaaaaagaaatagtttCACATAAAGTGATTGCCTACACCTTAAAATCTACACTGTCTCTGTATTagacaagacaaaaacaacagcttataacaattttttgacatcaaaatgaaaaaaggttCAACCCACCGTCTTTCAGGTTGCAGAGCTGAAGGCCCATATGCCCATGGAGATGTTGAGGATGATCAAAAGGACCTTTAGAGATGCTCTTGGTAAGCTTTTGAACAGTAAAACACTTGTGCACTTTGATGAAGACTCATGATAATTGTTCCATCCATATCGGCAAACAAGTATATACAAGAGTTTAgggcaaaaataaataaacaaagttcgaaaataaaaatagattttaaaaatgactgGTGTTTGCTGTCCTGTTTTTAAGTCCAAGATTAGGAAAGTGCTCTTTTAGGGGAGGTTGGTATGCGGGAAGCTGGGTGTACTGATTTGTTGAGCGTTCCAGCTTcgtacatttctttcacaaaaaattAGCCTTGCCAATAATTTTCCTTCTTGTTTACAGGATATGACATTTTTGgtcctgaaaaagaaattcgaGAGCATTTAAAGTCTATGGAATTCGAGTACGAATGTGGGAATTTTGAAAGTTCAAATGGAAAGAAAGTGTCTTTTGTAAGAGTAGCCAATGTGTCTGATGTAGTAAAGAAATCTGTTTAGCAACTGAGTGAAAGTGGCTATTTGGCTGAAAAGAGCAACATCCCAAAAAATTTGTTGTGGGTACTTCTGACAGGGGACAAAGGAGGAAATCAACGAAGTTACTGTTGCAATTTCTCAATTGTAAAGAGCAACACTCCATCCATACAGCTCGCCTGCTGGCAATTTATGAAGGTGACAAGGACAACTACGAATGCATGCAAAAGGTTTTTGGTCCTGTTATAGAGGAAACAATGAAAGTACTATCAAACATTACTGAACTGGACCTAAAGGTAGACCTTACAAAAAATCCCATGAGTCCAAGTCAGCAGCCCAATTTTGACATCAGAGGGATGGGAAACTGGCCTCATGAGCTTCAAGAGTTGTTCAGAAATTGCCAAAATGAGTATCGAAGCCAGAGATGTTTGTTATGTCAGAAAACAACACATTTCCAATCACATTCCTCCAACTGTGATACCAACAACCCATCCAGTGCAAAGTATACCATTTCAGAGTTCTGGCTCAGTCTTGGAGGGGACTGGGAGTTCATAGCAAGGTTATTGGGTTTAACAGGACCCAATGGAACTTTCTTTTGTAACTTCTGTCATGCTCAGCTTAAAGATCTTGAGAAGGGGAAGCCTCACACGCCATGGCTTTTGCAGCACGGT is a window from the Acropora palmata chromosome 14, jaAcrPala1.3, whole genome shotgun sequence genome containing:
- the LOC141865726 gene encoding uncharacterized protein LOC141865726, which gives rise to MLCLPEVVLLDIFRYVGIADICNLRLTCQYVNMMCSSNYLWKFLLERDFPEAILLLDDTLLSASSVAYRCLYSATLSSKKKEKGLRTQLGELEGQFRESECKFLVENAELQQRVDSLRSKLFTLQTDRDPNTPVSKLQEQVFMSLVKKKTGQSNSGFIYANQSKGKPIKLMPVSQPQTGSSSASSSTLKKRSQVIEKFVESVASATQAADDVIHQTATSIKRNKNQFLKSFSEGGLNIIQSFTLKQVAELKAHMPMEMLRMIKRTFRDALGYDIFGPEKEIREHLKSMEFEYECGNFESSNGKKVSFVRVANVSDVVKKSV